The following DNA comes from Ptychodera flava strain L36383 chromosome 23 unlocalized genomic scaffold, AS_Pfla_20210202 Scaffold_24__1_contigs__length_23054250_pilon, whole genome shotgun sequence.
GGAGATAAATTTTCTTTGCTGCATTTGTTTAAACAGCAACTTCTCTATTCctttgattaaaaaaaataattatgcagtTTTAGACAAGCTTTCGGCCTGACTGTTTCATACGTGAAACAATTTCTTTGCATTCATTCAAAACGTTTAGGGAAAACAACTTGGAGACATGTAGCAATATCATAAAGTTGGTAAAGTTTTCTGTACAGAAAGAAGAATTGTTGACTAGGTACAAAGCAATTAACATGCAAATGATATTTAATTATAGACAATGCCAGGTATAGTACCTTGTTAGGCAAGGGTCAGACATCTTGAGTAAGTGTACACACGCCATGATGTTAGTCATttatttgaatgtcattttacattttaatatagtttcatcaaattcagCAATACAGTGCCAATCTCTAGAAATATGCCTAGTAATGAcacattactgtgtatttccTTGTACCAGAAATATTCCTTCAGTCACTAGGTCAAAAGTTCATacataaaaatactaaaaacaAATATACCATTTACGAACCGGAAGTGTAGTATCTTTATGATCTTTTGTAGCAGTTCTTCTTTTGTTTATCCatgttttcaatgtaaattgttGTGGAGCATGACTTCCGGGCGTCTCTCAGTGGTGCAGAGTGCATGACCTTTCTGGGTGACTGCGAGTTAAAAATATTGCAACCAGAAAATCTGCCAgtatttgtttaattttgaatCCTGTGAATCCTTTCAGTTGGGGTGCTCAGAGGCGCTGTACCAATGACAGTTGTTCTTATAAAGTCACAGAAATATAACACACACCTGAGATGAGAATAAATGTCAGTAGTTGCATTAAGATGAGCATGTAGTCTGATATCACACAGATGCATGTGTTAGTTTCACTTTGAAcaccatttacatatttgtgaagaataaaatattgtatattaTCATCATTCAGGGGCTTTGTACCGATGACCATTGTCCTTATAAAGTCACATAAATATAACAAACACCTGAGACGTGAATTAATCTCAACTCAGTAGTTGCAGAATTATGATGAGCATGTTTTCTTTCATCACACAGGTTTATTGAAGTTTAACCTTCACTTTGAACGCCATTTGCATATTCGTAaagagtaaaatattgcatgttaTCATCATTCATGTGTGCTGGAAACCTATGTGACACTGCAAATATGGATACGGTATAGAAATCCTGTTTTGTGTAGCAAATGTTAGGACATTCAGAGCAGTGATCGAAAAGTAATTTCAAAccgaaaaatgatttttttgctttttctgTATGTTTTCAAATCATTAATTGTGATGAGAATGTCATGATCACGTCAACTAAAACGTTAAGAGTAACAGATCAGAGTAAAGTAGTTGTCTTTGCCATTATATTACTTTATTGATGACATGTCTAGACGACAAGTAAATATAAACCACACAGTACTACGGTGATCTGATCATGGCCAATTTCATGGCAGATTCTAATAAATTTTGCCAGTCATTTCATTGTGTTTAGAGAAGAACTAAATATGTGAACATGCAACCcaaaatttattgttttgtttgcatGTGTCGTTTTACTGAGTTATTAGCTCCTTAAAGCGCAGGATAAATGAAAACAGTGATCATTTTCCTGCATAGCTATATGATGAAGGGTCATATACAATATCAACGTTTTGGTAGATATTACCAACCGTCAGTGTTTAGCAAAATATCCTCAAGGTTATAGAGATAGCATGCATGAATTGACCAAGTAGAGTGGTTACTTCTCAATCTGATAGGAAACTTTATGGAGATAAATTTTCTTTGCTGCATTTGTTTAAACAACAACGTCTCTATGcctttggttaaaaaaataaagTATGCGGTTTTAGACAAGCTTTCGATCTGACTGTTTGAAATGTGATAACATTTCTTTGCATTCATTTAACACGTTTAGTGAAACAACCTGGAGGCATTTAGCAATATCATAAAGTTGTTAAAGTTTTCTGTACAGAAAGATAAACAGGAACAAAACGCAAATGATATTTAATTATAGACAATGCCAGGTATAGTACCTTGTTAGGCAAGGGTCAGACATCTTGAGTAAGTGTACACACGCCATGATGTTAGTCATttatttgaatgtcattttacatttttatatagtttcatcaaattcagCAATACAGTGCCAATCTCTAGAAATATGCTTATTAATGACACATTACTGTGTATTGCCTTGTACCAGAAATATTCCTCCAGTCACTAGGTCAAAAGTTCATACATAAACATTACTAAAAACAAATATACCATTTACGAACCGGGGATATTATCTTCATGCAGATCTTTTGTTTATCCATGTTGTCAAGATGAATTGCTGTGCAACATGTTTTCCTGACGTCTCATAGTAGTGCAGAGTGCATGACCTTTCATGGGTGACTGCGAGTTAAAAATACAGCTACAAGAAAATCTGctgtatttgtttcattttgaatCCTGTGAATCCTTTAAGTTGGGATGGTCAGGGGCGTTGTACTAGCGGCAGTTGTTCTTATAAAGTCACCGAAATCTAACACACACACCTGAGATGCGAATAAATTCAGTAGTTACAGAATGATGAGCATGTAGTCTTATATCACACAGATGCATGTGTTAGTTTCACTGTGAACATTATTGACATATTcgtaaaaaatcaaatattgtatATTACTCTTGTGTGCTAGGTACACATGCGACACTGCAAATATGGATTCAGTATAGAAATCCTGCTTTGTGTtgcaaaaagtaaaaataaatagaaaataaagaaaataactATGTGGTTCTTGACAAGCTTTCGACCTAGCTCTTTGCAATGTTAAAAAATATCTTCGCATTCATTCAAAGCGTTTAGTGAAAACAACTTGGAGGCATGTAGCAATATCATAAAGTTGGTAAAGTTTTGCGTACAGAAAGAAGAATTTTTGACTAGGTAAAAAGCAACTAGCATCTAACTAACAGGCAATCCCAGGTATGGTACCTGGTTAGGCAAGGGTCAGATATCTTGAATTAGTTTACAAAATGCTATAATATATTAGTCTGTATCTGAATATTAATTATTTAGATATTTACATATTCATTTAGTTTTGTTTGTGGATAGTTCACTATCCATGCATCGTAATGCTTTGATTCATAAATGAAAACTTGTATTTAccccatgagcttcaaaattagccctCAAACGTAGTAGACCTAAACAGCATTctaaaagtttgagaagtttGCAGTCTCTACATTGCAAATGTCAGATTCTCTAAGTTTTCTCAAGCGTATAGAGTTTGGCGTTCAGTTGTAAAGTACTTATTGTATATGGTGATCATTTGACCTAACATCCATTTATTTCAATAAGGTAGGTTTAGTCCATTGATTTCTTCACTAGATACCTTCGTCATACTGTTTCTTTGCATACGTTTCAACCAGCCACTGTGCTGCGATCTTTTACTTCACCTTTGTAACAATCCAGATACCAGCTTGCTCCTGTTCTCATACATTGTagcatgattttactttcattaCGATTGAAGCTATTGCCAAGGTTCACAATTAGGCATTTTACTGCTTTTCTTGTACGGTAGTACTAGGGCAGTCGATAGTAGTTTGCACGGCAGAAATCAGTCTTGTCGCTAGACCTTTTGCCCCAGATTCCTACCcagacaaacaaaacacatctgtaggGCAGTCTACTGTGGTAAAATACCTGGGTTACTGCATTCTCTTGGCACTCTGACCTAGTTTCTCTGCGTATACAAAGGCAATCACAGGCATTGATAACAGCAATGTCTTAGCTTTATTTCAGTCCTCTTATTGCCAGaaatttattacattaattacgtAAATTcctaaagttttttttttgtggaaaTAAGGCCACGTATTCAACAaaacagaaatgttcaaaacaaagaATAGTACTTGATAGACACTGAACCTTTTGAACACAATTTCAGACTTTCTTTTCATTGATTAAGCAAATATCAttgataaatttattatttaGTCAATTGTCAATGTGTTTCCAGTGTATTTTTCAGTCAGAAGGAATTTTCTCATCTATGTATCAAAGCTTTAATAGACAAGTTAGTATTtcaatctttattttcttttttgtcaacACTTACCAATCATTAGCAGCAATAGCTTAATAAAAATCTACTGGAATATATTATACAGTGGTTTCAGTAAAATAATCGAATACTATTGagattgaaaacaatgaaatgtcCATAACGAAATGTGGATAATTGGTTAAATTGCATTACAAGTGTAATCAAATGCTCAAACCTTAAAGGTAATTATGTTACTGGTAGCAAGCCCTcttaaaatcaaaacagtggctAAGAAATACAATAATATCCGACTAATCGtactccctccctccctccctccctccctacctacctacccattGGACCGTTTTCAATTTATCCACCGAGCAGTACAATGGAATTTCTGGCAACAAATGAGGACGTATCTGCCAAACCACTTCCCACCCCCTCTTTCCCTGCCTACggatatggaaaaaataaatcatGATAATCTTCATGTGGTTAAGAGACTCTGCCATGTACTCTCTTTGACTTCAGCAGCACTTAATGTCTGTGAGTATCAATGACAATGTTCCCTATGCACACTCTCTTGGTATTTCTACATTATGTGCTAAATTATGTTTGCTCACCGTACAGCTTCTAAGCATAATGCATTCGAGCGTCTTAATACTCTTCTCGAATTTCAAGCTTcacagaaactcttcattccCTTTGAGGCTCTTTATGTTAACTGAGTGAAAACTTTGAGGCAATCGTAATTCCAATTGCATACAACTACTTCCATGTCATCTGTGATTGCTAAGCCTTGAGGCAGATTCAGCTTATCGTCAGGTTTATCGATGCGACAGATAAAGTTGCcgtttttatcaaatttctgtACACTACTATTGCCCTCATCACTGACATACAAGTAACCTTCCTCGTCAAACGCCATTCCTTTTGGACCGTTGAACTTGCCATCTTGCTTCAAACCGTAGCTGCCAAATGAATGCCTGAGCTCACCATCTGAGTTGTACACCTGGAtacaactttgattaaaatctgcAACAAACACATCTCCATTAATGTCCACAGCTAAGTAGTGAGGCGCTCTGGAGTCAGATTCTGGTTTCGGGATGAAATCCCCGAATGATTTAACATACTGAAAGTTAGGAGTGTATTTCCTGATGCAGTGACCTTTTTGGTCAGCATCTTCCACTGACCACTCCCAGTCACTGATGTACACACTGCCGTCCACTGGACTGATAGCGATGCGGCCAGGTTTCTTGATCTCTTCTCCAAAGCATTTGATCAACGATCCATTCTCATCACTTACgactacttgtttgttttttccatcTGTCATTATATACTCATCTTTAGCAGAGATTGCGACATCCAAGGGATAGAAAGGCTCTGGAAACTCAGGGAAAGTGAAAGTGGATTTCATATTCCCATCCCTGTCCGTTATTTGTACTCTGTTGTTAGCTGTGTCAGCAGTGACAAAATCGCCATGTTTGTTGATGGTGATACCGTTCGGAGAACAGAATTGTCCTTCTGTTCCAATGGTCTTCACAGAACCTGTCTTTAAAAGTGGTGTTCCTTCTTTGTGATATTTACCCCTGACACCTTTAACAACATCCACTTTTGCTGCCATTTCTGTCCCCTTTTTAGATTTAGCCTTGGTCTTGCCAAGGTTTTTCTTAGTGGCTGCACCCTCAGGGCTGTGTATTTGATCTGTTGAGCCACGTTGTTGTGAAGGTATTGCTGGATGTCCATTTGTGAGTTTAGGGGGCATCTCCTTAGGTGAAATTGTCGGTTTTGTGTCTCCAGTACCTTCTGTTGTCTTTGCTTTGGTCTTTGGACAATCTGAAAGATCGACATTGTTTAATGAAGAGGTACCACTTGGCAACGCACTGTCTGAAGCTTTGCCATTTGCAGGAGCCTCGTCATTCTTCTGATCACCTGCACCTTGAAAGAAAGCTTCTTTGACATCAGTAATCCCAGAATTCTCCCATTTGTCTCTTCAGCTGGTTGAAATTCAATTATCTCCACCTCAACGTGTGGTTCTGCATCCATGGAAATAAGCCTTTTCAGGTGGTTTGTCGTCTCCTCTGTTGTATTCAGAAGTTGAGCAGGAGTCCCAAGATGcatcaatatttcaatataGCCACATTGACTGGATATGTCTCTGTGTTTTAGTTTCACCTTATCTATTTGACCTTCAACTTCCTTTGCTCTTCCCTCATACTCTTCTCTAAGCTCTTCTATCAATTGTTTTTCCTCCCTTCGTATCTCCTCGATGACCTTGGCTGTTTTCTCTTTTACTTTCTCTTCCTCCACTTTGCACTTGGACATGAGTGTTTCTCTAGCTTGGTTTGCCGTGGTTGTTAACTTCTCGGGTGATTGTTTTCTGGCATTGACTTTGCTCAACAGATCTTCCAATTGACTTTTGTACTCGCAGGCTGCCTCCTTCAAATCTTTAAGTATATGCTCTGCGCTGCGATGATTTGTTATGGCGCAGTCTGTGCAGACAACCACTTTACATATCTCACAGAaatatttcaccacattttcaggatgtaaactGCAGTAGACTTTTTGCTGAAGGAGCATTGAGGGCTTGCTTTCTCTGCGTTCCTGTAATGTTTTGACCGAATGATCCCTTTTTATGACGTTATGTGGCTTTATGCAGGATTTGCAGAAATATAAACTGCAATCCACACACCAAGTCGCAGCTTCATTCTCTTCACACCCGTTGCAAAGCACTTGATGAGCCTCACCATCAAGGGAATGCTTTGTGCTGTAGAGTTCTACAAGTGAATTGATAAAGAAATCAGCTTTTAATCTAGGCACTCCTCCACTGGGAAGTTGACAGGACGTGTTGCAAATCGGGCAGTCCAGCTTACTTTCCTTCTCCACCAGTTTTGTCAAACATTGCTCACAAAACGAATGATTACATGGTAACACCTTGGCTTTCTGGAACAGCTCCTGGCAGACTGTGCAAGAAAGGCAGTCTCTGTCAAGGTCATTGAGACGCTCGTCAACTTCAGTAAGTTCTGGTAATGCAGCAGCCATGTTTGCATGCAAAAACTGTGAAATACTATGGTTGCACAGTTACAGTGTCATGTGACAGGCTGGACGCATATCAGTGTGAGTCATAAAAACATAGTAGAGCTGGATCTTGTCAAGGCTGTTGCCACAGAACGACCCAGCGGACTGTACCAATACTTTGTAGGGGTGGATGACAGGTGTTAGGGTCTGAGTAAATATGCGTGCTTATTAGGTTTCTGTGTTGGAGGGAGGGACAAAACATGTGGGTAATGTTCATAACAATAACACTTTTTCCGACAAAATGAAAATGGGAAAAAGGATATGTACAGTAATGATATGCAATGCCAATAAATCCGATATCGACAGGGTAAGGTACTTATTGATTTTTGGGATCTAAGAGTGACAGTTAACTACCACAATAACACATTGCAATTCCGGTTTTCCTTGGACTAAAGGTTATcagaaaatttaataatttccCAGTGCAGGAAATTTCCAAGCGGGAATTCAGCAAACTTTTAGACTTGTTAGAAGTGAAAGAAAAGAACAAGGAATGGTCACTCCAGAGTTTCGCCAACAAAATGCTGAAACATATACATACAATGAGTGTGACAAATGATATCTGCTATATTTGTCATACTCGGCATTCCTGAGATCAAATATTCATGCAATGTTTTGTTAAAGTTAGGTGCCTACCGATGCGTATCTTGATCCCTAGCAACCAAATCGTCACTAATTTTTCCTTCATAGCAGAACTCTTTTGCCGTGATCCATTCTGTGTCACACGgcaggaataaaaaaaattgagtttgGCGAAATTTGTTTAGTAAATACTTTGGGTGACGCTCGTTTGCTTATAAAGACAAGAGTTAGCTGAGTGGTTTAAAGAATAGCTAGCTATAGCAATCAGTATATAGTACCGGTATTTGCAACCATGATATCATAGCCTCACAACATGAATTTGGAATTCATACTAAATGTCTGTGTATTGTGTCTTTTGCTTCATTTCTGGATAccaaaatactttttcattttctaaGATATTCTCTGAACGCATTAATCAGACACAACTTTTTACTGCATTACAACATTCGTTTGTGATGCAATGGCCATGTAGATTtagttattttatttctttttaaattttacatgtctCTCTTCTCTAGCTGCACTTATTACACAAACATGTTGTATTTAACAATTTGAATTGAAGCGGAAAACTATGACTATAAACATTGTACTCCTTATTAAGACAACTCCCCAACCTGAGGATTAATTGGTATGCGTCTTGGCGTCGCGTACCTTTAAAAAATGCTAGACAATGCTAATCGTGTGCaaggttttttttgtaaaacaaaaaaagGAAGAGCCATATGCATAATGTATTTGTTTGAAACTTTATGACATAATTTTCAGAATCGTATATTTTTATAGTTATCAAAAACAAGTTGTTGCAGCGTGCCTTCCACTTGGCAGGAGTTTCAGCCTTGAAGACATCTTGCTCTGAAGCAGCATATATGGAATATTCAACTTGCTTTTTTAATGATCAACTATTATGTTTGATGTGATAGATTGTAGTTATGGAAAACTCCTCATGTATATGTCGTAATATTTTGTTGCAATAATACgttttattgtgatttaaaTAGGGCAGATTCGAGGCTGTGTGTGGGATATCGTGGGAACAAGGCTACCCTTGGGtattccattgttatgtttgaTCCACGAGCGTTCGAAAGCTTTTAACCCCTTTTAGTTGCAAAATAAGTTGGAGATAAAATAGTTCTTTCTGTGAGTAGACAAATCTTATCTTTTCTTTCTGTACTTTACTTTGAAATTATTAGCTACTTCCCTTTAAGCAGTGCATGTTTATCGACCCTTTCGCCCTGATTATCTGTATTAAAGTTTGGTCCAAGTGTATTTGATTGCAGACTTAGTTACAGGGAACTTGGAACATACAAGTTAAgatgacatatgtaccaaactTTCACCGTCAAAGGAGTAATATATTAAACCTGACAGTACGATCTGccatttccaaaaaaaaatcaaagcgtTGGTATTTTAGCTGCGTGATTAACAAAAACAGACTTCATAGGACTTTCGGAggattcctacctccatgggaAAACAAAGCcgtatttcaaaatttgtcgTTGGTGGCGCCAGTGGACAAGGACAAATCACCAATGTGTTCAGTAAGTTAGGCAGACCGTTTTCACCTTCGACCTAAATAGCAACATGGCGCTTGTTATGAAACATGCCGTCGTCCGAGCTTTGCGTAAGtattaaatatgaattttttgaTAGATTCCGTACTGACCATTTTTGGTTTAATTATTTAGTCGATCAAAATCTACTCATTGTCCTTCAAATAGGAGGAATGCCCGACGCCTCTCATTCGAGCGTTGTATAGAGCAAGTACCGGTGCTCGATGTCTATTGCCCCCGAGCGAGGGTCTTTCTGATGCTTCGCGAAGCCTATCGCTTGTTGTGTCAAAGGGGCTTCGCGAAGCGACGATCTGAATGTCTGTGATTACAAGTGTGCTGGCTCACGGCTTCGGTAGAACAGTCCATCCAGCGCAGGCTTCAGTGCCCAGACAAAAACATCCCATAAAGTGATGGCATATACTGCTGTCATGTGACTTGTACTTAAACCTGAAAGTGTTGTACCGAGTTGAGCTGTTTTTCGAGTTGCTGTAATAATGTGTGGGTGATGGTacggcaccattttacaagtggtatagccacaaaccgATGACGTCAATGATGTGcgtatttatggaaatgaggtcaaaggttacgttctaaaaggggcgataaattattttgggggtaagagttaggaatgggggcttggaaacttagggggaaatgattgaaaagaagggtcccaaTTTTTTTACTATCTTCACTCCTTTCCCTCATTTTGTAGTATCCTATTACTCTATCCACGTCTTCTTCAGCCAGCCTGATACCTATGTGGAAGCAACGGTTGATTAATGACAAGGGAGAGAAGTGTTATTTTTTAGTTACGTTTTTTTACACAATAACTATTACTGCCGGGGGTCGAACCCAGCACCTCCAGCATGTGAAGcactacctataacctgtactccacgagaacaagttgccagaaagggatgcaatgtttcatttaaacgttaggatgataatgctaagcaggaactgattaatttataatgttcacttgtgatgatttgaaagtcttttacacATTtcccttcttttattgaatttatgcctctgcattgattgctttattgcttgtctttatttttgtctgcattgtcgtgtttggtgtgcagatttgttattttttgaatatttttcatattatttgttgtatttcacagttaaagtata
Coding sequences within:
- the LOC139124383 gene encoding tripartite motif-containing protein 2-like, which encodes MPPKLTNGHPAIPSQQRGSTDQIHSPEGAATKKNLGKTKAKSKKGTEMAAKVDVVKGVRGKYHKEGTPLLKTGSVKTIGTEGQFCSPNGITINKHGDFVTADTANNRVQITDRDGNMKSTFTFPEFPEPFYPLDVAISAKDEYIMTDGKNKQVVVSDENGSLIKCFGEEIKKPGRIAISPVDGSVYISDWEWSVEDADQKGHCIRKYTPNFQYVKSFGDFIPKPESDSRAPHYLAVDINGDVFVADFNQSCIQVYNSDGELRHSFGSYGLKQDGKFNGPKGMAFDEEGYLYVSDEGNSSVQKFDKNGNFICRIDKPDDKLNLPQGLAITDDMEVVVCNWNYDCLKVFTQLT
- the LOC139124384 gene encoding E3 ubiquitin-protein ligase TRIM56-like; the protein is MAAALPELTEVDERLNDLDRDCLSCTVCQELFQKAKVLPCNHSFCEQCLTKLVEKESKLDCPICNTSCQLPSGGVPRLKADFFINSLVELYSTKHSLDGEAHQVLCNGCEENEAATWCVDCSLYFCKSCIKPHNVIKRDHSVKTLQERRESKPSMLLQQKVYCSLHPENVVKYFCEICKVVVCTDCAITNHRSAEHILKDLKEAACEYKSQLEDLLSKVNARKQSPEKLTTTANQARETLMSKCKVEEEKVKEKTAKVIEEIRREEKQLIEELREEYEGRAKEVEGQIDKVKLKHRDISSQCGYIEILMHLGTPAQLLNTTEETTNHLKRLISMDAEPHVEVEIIEFQPAEETNGRILGLLMSKKLSFKVQVIRRMTRLLQMAKLQTVRCQVVPLH